Proteins from one Bacteroidia bacterium genomic window:
- a CDS encoding NAD(P) transhydrogenase subunit alpha has protein sequence MEHIISFFGIHIQLLYILILSIFVGIEVIGKVPSVLHTPLMSGANAIHGVVIVGAILVMLDADPTNILALSLGFLAVVLGTLNVVGGFVVTDRMLEMFKKKPTAKK, from the coding sequence ATGGAACACATTATCAGTTTTTTCGGAATACACATTCAACTACTTTACATTCTCATTCTTTCTATTTTTGTGGGGATAGAAGTCATCGGCAAAGTACCTTCCGTATTGCACACGCCGCTCATGTCGGGCGCCAACGCCATTCATGGAGTAGTTATTGTAGGTGCCATTTTAGTAATGTTAGATGCTGATCCAACGAATATATTGGCGCTCAGTTTAGGATTTTTAGCCGTAGTTCTAGGAACTTTAAATGTAGTTGGCGGATTTGTTGTAACAGATCGGATGCTCGAAATGTTTAAAAAGAAACCCACTGCGAAAAAGTAA
- a CDS encoding NAD(P)(+) transhydrogenase (Re/Si-specific) subunit beta, which translates to MQNQYILDIIYFIASVTFIIGLKMLSHPETARNGNLIAAVGMTLAIAGTIFLHDKTIQPIIYTLIFAAIFVGGISGWIVAKKVKMTAMPEMVSVFNGMGGACAALISLIEFHVHVGNMKATGIVMAGLIIGSVSFAGSIIAFLKLNGTIKKSLRLPNYNSINNIFLLLVFAFGGYLIFSGVGSSTLLYSLFAMALLYGIMFVMPIGGADMPVVISLLNSFTGLAAACAGFLYHNQVMLTGGILVGSAGTLLTIVMCKAMNRPLFNVIFGAFGEGAATAAAVGKSGGSIKDISVSDTATLMNYSKRVVIVPGYGLAVAQAQHVIHDLEILLEERGVEVKYAIHPVAGRMPGHMNVLLAESNVDYGKLVEMEEINPEFPNTDVVLVVGANDVVNPAAKNDPASPIFGMPILDVESAQHIIINKRSMNAGYAGIDNELFYDPKTSMLFGDAKKVLTQLVAELKAM; encoded by the coding sequence ATGCAAAATCAATACATTTTAGACATTATTTATTTCATTGCTTCCGTAACTTTTATCATCGGTTTAAAAATGCTCAGTCATCCAGAAACTGCACGTAACGGGAATTTAATTGCAGCAGTCGGTATGACACTTGCCATTGCTGGAACTATTTTTTTACATGATAAAACCATTCAACCAATTATTTATACACTCATTTTTGCCGCTATTTTTGTAGGTGGAATTTCTGGTTGGATTGTCGCGAAAAAAGTAAAAATGACCGCCATGCCCGAAATGGTTTCTGTTTTCAATGGAATGGGTGGAGCTTGCGCTGCGCTGATTTCGCTCATCGAATTTCACGTTCACGTAGGAAATATGAAAGCGACCGGAATTGTAATGGCGGGATTAATTATTGGAAGCGTTTCCTTCGCGGGAAGTATTATTGCTTTTTTGAAACTCAACGGTACCATCAAAAAATCTTTGCGTTTACCGAATTATAACAGCATCAATAATATATTTTTACTTCTTGTTTTCGCTTTTGGCGGATATCTTATTTTTTCCGGAGTAGGCAGCAGCACACTTTTATATTCACTTTTCGCGATGGCATTGCTTTACGGAATTATGTTTGTAATGCCCATCGGCGGCGCAGATATGCCCGTTGTAATTTCTTTGTTAAACTCCTTTACCGGATTAGCCGCTGCTTGCGCGGGATTTTTATACCACAATCAAGTGATGTTAACAGGCGGAATTTTAGTTGGATCTGCCGGAACGCTTCTTACAATTGTTATGTGTAAAGCGATGAATCGTCCCTTATTTAATGTTATTTTTGGTGCCTTCGGCGAAGGTGCTGCAACAGCAGCTGCGGTGGGAAAATCAGGTGGTTCTATTAAAGATATTTCCGTAAGTGATACCGCTACTTTAATGAATTATTCGAAACGTGTAGTAATTGTTCCTGGTTACGGATTAGCTGTAGCACAAGCGCAACACGTCATACATGATTTAGAAATTTTGTTGGAAGAAAGAGGCGTGGAAGTAAAATATGCCATTCATCCAGTTGCTGGTCGTATGCCTGGGCACATGAACGTTTTACTTGCAGAATCGAATGTAGATTATGGTAAATTAGTGGAAATGGAAGAAATAAATCCGGAATTTCCGAACACAGATGTTGTATTGGTTGTAGGAGCAAACGATGTTGTAAATCCTGCTGCCAAAAACGATCCCGCCTCTCCTATTTTCGGTATGCCGATTTTAGATGTAGAATCCGCACAACACATCATCATCAACAAACGAAGCATGAATGCGGGTTACGCAGGTATTGACAACGAATTATTTTACGATCCGAAAACAAGTATGCTTTTTGGAGATGCGAAAAAAGTATTGACGCAATTGGTTGCCGAATTAAAAGCGATGTAA